The following proteins are co-located in the Xiphophorus maculatus strain JP 163 A chromosome 8, X_maculatus-5.0-male, whole genome shotgun sequence genome:
- the LOC102221077 gene encoding ARF GTPase-activating protein GIT2-like isoform X5 → MSKRVRSREVCADCSAPEPRWASVNRGVLICDECCSIHRGLGRHSSQVRHLTQCSWPQSQLQMVQTLYGNGANSIWEHSLLDPSSSASGKRKANPQDRVHPNKTEFIKAKYQMLAYVHRMPCRDDDSVTAKDLSKQLHSSVRTGNLETCLRLLSLGAQANFFHPEKGNTPLHIAAKAGQILQAELLAVYGADPGALDSSGKTPIDNARQAGHQELAERLVEIQYELTDRLTFYLCGRRPDHRNGQHFIIPQMADRNNSLDLSDFAKAAKKKLQSLSNHQFEELAMDVYDEVDRRETDAVWLATQNHSTLVTDTTVVPFLPVNPEYSSTRNQGRQKLARFSAHEFATLVIDILADAKRRQWGNSCDSPKDNVELILQGINSRHNSESQDNDQPDYDSVASDEDPVQEATCGDSCNHGRTKSSESSDLSDGPITVQEFMEVKSALTASEAKIQQLLKVNCHLSKELQMMQSKLSSLQTENTTLRWQTPGGQQHPQGPFGRHPPRGGRAMSMYETGSAPKHFSHRVDMARHDDGVVLQPFPTNGCSLGGHGTMLENDYDTTPNHSELEETGSPEAAPDSVEPGVEGEEDATLPCTEDVICKTEQITKNIQELLRAAQETKHESFLPCSEKIRLAVTEMAALFPKRPSSETVRNSLYLLTSSASRLHGECQKAAELNPCPSDIQLVTQQVIQCAYDIAKAAKQLVTVTTKENNN, encoded by the exons ATGTCGAAGCGAGTGCGAAGCAGGGAGGTCTGCGCTGATTGCAGCGCTCCTG AGCCCCGTTGGGCCTCTGTGAACAGGGGTGTGTTGATCTGCGACGAGTGCTGCAGCATCCACCGGGGTCTCGGGCGACACAGCTCTCAAGTCAGGCATCTGACTCAGTGTTCCTGGCCTCAGTCTCAGCTGCAG ATGGTCCAGACATTATATGGCAATGGTGCAAATTCCATATGGGAACACAGCCTTCTGGATCCTTCCTCGTCAGCGAGTGGGAAACGCAAAGCCAACCCTCAGGACAGAGTTCA CCCCAACAAGACGGAGTTCATCAAAGCAAAATATCAGATGTTGGCTTATGTCCATCGGATGCCTTGTCGTGATGATGACAGTGTAACAGCAAAGGATCTCAGTAAg CAACTCCACTCCAGTGTTCGGACCGGGAACCTGGAGACCTGCCTTAGACTTCTATCTCTAGGAGCACAAGCCAACTTCTTCCACCCA GAGAAAGGTAACACCCCACTGCATATAGCCGCAAAGGCAGGTCAGATTCTACAAGCTGAGCTCTTGGCTGTTTATGGAGCCGATCCTGGAGCTCTGGACTCCAGTGGGAAGACACCGATTGACAACGCAAG ACAAGCTGGGCACCAGGAGCTGGCAGAGAGGCTGGTTGAGATACAATATGAACTCACTGACCGGTTAACATTTTACCTGTGTGGCAGAAGACCTG ATCATAGAAATGGGCAGCACTTCATCATTCCACAAATGGCTGacag AAACAa CAGTCTCGATTTGTCAGATTTTGCAAAGGCAGCAAAGAAGAAGCTCCAGTCG TTAAGTAACCATCAATTTGAGGAACTTGCCATGGATGTTTATGATGAAGTGGACAGAAGAGAAACTGATGCAG TCTGGTTGGCCACTCAGAACCACAGCACTCTTGTGACAGACACTACAGTTGTTCCTTTTTTGCCTGTCAACCCTGAATATTCATCCACCAGAAATCAG GGTCGTCAGAAATTGGCGAGGTTTAGCGCTCATGAATTTGCCACCTTGGTTATTGATATTCTAGCAGATGCTAAAAGACGACAGTGGGGTAATTCCTGCGATAGTCCAAAAG ATAACGTTGAGCTGATCCTTCAGGGAATAAACAGTCGCCACAACAGTGAGAGCCAAGACAACGATCAACCAGATTATGACAGTGTGGCATCTGATGAAGATCCAGTACAAGAGGCCACATGTGGGGATAGCTGTAACCATGGGAGGACAAag AGCTCAGAGTCTTCTGATCTGTCTGATGGACCAATTACAGTGCAGGAGTTCATGGAGGTGAAGAGTGCCCTGACTGCTTCAGAGGCCAAAATACAACAGCTTCTCAAAGTCAACTGTCATCTTAGTAAAGAACTGCAGATGATGCAGAGCAAG CTGAGCTCCCTGCAGACTGAAAACACAACGCTGAGATGGCAAACCCCCGGCGGACAACAACATCCCCAGGGGCCCTTTGGTCGACATCCACCCCGCGGAGGTCGCGCCATGTCGATGTATGAGACGGGCTCTGCTCCGAAACATTTCTCCCACAGAGTGGACATGGCTCGCCATGATGACGGAGTTGTTTTGCAGCCATTTCCCACCAAC GGCTGTAGTCTTGGAGGACACGGTACAATGTTGGAGAACGACTATGACACTACTCCAAACCACTCTGAACTCGAGGAGACTGG CAGTCCGGAAGCTGCTCCTGACTCAGTGGAACCAGGGGTGGAAGGTGAAGAAGATGCCACTCTGCCGTGCACTGAGGACGTTATATGCAAGACGGAGCAGATCACCAAGAACATCCAGGAACTCCTGAGAGCTGCACAGGAGACCAAGCATGAAAG CTTTCTGCCCTGTTCTGAGAAGATCCGTTTGGCTGTGACCGAGATGGCCGCCCTATTTCCCAAG AGGCCGTCCTCGGAGACGGTGCGAAATTCTCTGTATCTGCTGACTTCGAGCGCGAGCCGACTTCACGGAGAGTGCCAGAAGGCAGCAGAGCTCAATCCCTGCCCATCGGACATCCAGCTGGTCACTCAGCAGGTCATCCAGTGTGCCTATGACATTGCCAAAGCTGCCAAGCAACTTGTTACTGTCACaaccaaagaaaacaacaactaa
- the LOC102221077 gene encoding ARF GTPase-activating protein GIT2-like isoform X2, whose product MSKRVRSREVCADCSAPEPRWASVNRGVLICDECCSIHRGLGRHSSQVRHLTQCSWPQSQLQMVQTLYGNGANSIWEHSLLDPSSSASGKRKANPQDRVHPNKTEFIKAKYQMLAYVHRMPCRDDDSVTAKDLSKQLHSSVRTGNLETCLRLLSLGAQANFFHPEKGNTPLHIAAKAGQILQAELLAVYGADPGALDSSGKTPIDNARQAGHQELAERLVEIQYELTDRLTFYLCGRRPDHRNGQHFIIPQMADRNNLDLSDFAKAAKKKLQSLSNHQFEELAMDVYDEVDRRETDAVWLATQNHSTLVTDTTVVPFLPVNPEYSSTRNQGRQKLARFSAHEFATLVIDILADAKRRQWGNSCDSPKDNVELILQGINSRHNSESQDNDQPDYDSVASDEDPVQEATCGDSCNHGRTKSSESSDLSDGPITVQEFMEVKSALTASEAKIQQLLKVNCHLSKELQMMQSKLSSLQTENTTLRWQTPGGQQHPQGPFGRHPPRGGRAMSMYETGSAPKHFSHRVDMARHDDGVVLQPFPTNIGRGPLGTAASSLPTFPSPLSWSWDERSRRGCSLGGHGTMLENDYDTTPNHSELEETGSPEAAPDSVEPGVEGEEDATLPCTEDVICKTEQITKNIQELLRAAQETKHESFLPCSEKIRLAVTEMAALFPKRPSSETVRNSLYLLTSSASRLHGECQKAAELNPCPSDIQLVTQQVIQCAYDIAKAAKQLVTVTTKENNN is encoded by the exons ATGTCGAAGCGAGTGCGAAGCAGGGAGGTCTGCGCTGATTGCAGCGCTCCTG AGCCCCGTTGGGCCTCTGTGAACAGGGGTGTGTTGATCTGCGACGAGTGCTGCAGCATCCACCGGGGTCTCGGGCGACACAGCTCTCAAGTCAGGCATCTGACTCAGTGTTCCTGGCCTCAGTCTCAGCTGCAG ATGGTCCAGACATTATATGGCAATGGTGCAAATTCCATATGGGAACACAGCCTTCTGGATCCTTCCTCGTCAGCGAGTGGGAAACGCAAAGCCAACCCTCAGGACAGAGTTCA CCCCAACAAGACGGAGTTCATCAAAGCAAAATATCAGATGTTGGCTTATGTCCATCGGATGCCTTGTCGTGATGATGACAGTGTAACAGCAAAGGATCTCAGTAAg CAACTCCACTCCAGTGTTCGGACCGGGAACCTGGAGACCTGCCTTAGACTTCTATCTCTAGGAGCACAAGCCAACTTCTTCCACCCA GAGAAAGGTAACACCCCACTGCATATAGCCGCAAAGGCAGGTCAGATTCTACAAGCTGAGCTCTTGGCTGTTTATGGAGCCGATCCTGGAGCTCTGGACTCCAGTGGGAAGACACCGATTGACAACGCAAG ACAAGCTGGGCACCAGGAGCTGGCAGAGAGGCTGGTTGAGATACAATATGAACTCACTGACCGGTTAACATTTTACCTGTGTGGCAGAAGACCTG ATCATAGAAATGGGCAGCACTTCATCATTCCACAAATGGCTGacag AAACAa TCTCGATTTGTCAGATTTTGCAAAGGCAGCAAAGAAGAAGCTCCAGTCG TTAAGTAACCATCAATTTGAGGAACTTGCCATGGATGTTTATGATGAAGTGGACAGAAGAGAAACTGATGCAG TCTGGTTGGCCACTCAGAACCACAGCACTCTTGTGACAGACACTACAGTTGTTCCTTTTTTGCCTGTCAACCCTGAATATTCATCCACCAGAAATCAG GGTCGTCAGAAATTGGCGAGGTTTAGCGCTCATGAATTTGCCACCTTGGTTATTGATATTCTAGCAGATGCTAAAAGACGACAGTGGGGTAATTCCTGCGATAGTCCAAAAG ATAACGTTGAGCTGATCCTTCAGGGAATAAACAGTCGCCACAACAGTGAGAGCCAAGACAACGATCAACCAGATTATGACAGTGTGGCATCTGATGAAGATCCAGTACAAGAGGCCACATGTGGGGATAGCTGTAACCATGGGAGGACAAag AGCTCAGAGTCTTCTGATCTGTCTGATGGACCAATTACAGTGCAGGAGTTCATGGAGGTGAAGAGTGCCCTGACTGCTTCAGAGGCCAAAATACAACAGCTTCTCAAAGTCAACTGTCATCTTAGTAAAGAACTGCAGATGATGCAGAGCAAG CTGAGCTCCCTGCAGACTGAAAACACAACGCTGAGATGGCAAACCCCCGGCGGACAACAACATCCCCAGGGGCCCTTTGGTCGACATCCACCCCGCGGAGGTCGCGCCATGTCGATGTATGAGACGGGCTCTGCTCCGAAACATTTCTCCCACAGAGTGGACATGGCTCGCCATGATGACGGAGTTGTTTTGCAGCCATTTCCCACCAAC ATTGGGAGGGGCCCTTTGGGGACAGCTGCCTCCTCCCTCCCTACCTTCCCCTCTCCCCTGTCCTGGTCGTGGGATGAGAGATCTCGCAGG GGCTGTAGTCTTGGAGGACACGGTACAATGTTGGAGAACGACTATGACACTACTCCAAACCACTCTGAACTCGAGGAGACTGG CAGTCCGGAAGCTGCTCCTGACTCAGTGGAACCAGGGGTGGAAGGTGAAGAAGATGCCACTCTGCCGTGCACTGAGGACGTTATATGCAAGACGGAGCAGATCACCAAGAACATCCAGGAACTCCTGAGAGCTGCACAGGAGACCAAGCATGAAAG CTTTCTGCCCTGTTCTGAGAAGATCCGTTTGGCTGTGACCGAGATGGCCGCCCTATTTCCCAAG AGGCCGTCCTCGGAGACGGTGCGAAATTCTCTGTATCTGCTGACTTCGAGCGCGAGCCGACTTCACGGAGAGTGCCAGAAGGCAGCAGAGCTCAATCCCTGCCCATCGGACATCCAGCTGGTCACTCAGCAGGTCATCCAGTGTGCCTATGACATTGCCAAAGCTGCCAAGCAACTTGTTACTGTCACaaccaaagaaaacaacaactaa
- the LOC102221077 gene encoding ARF GTPase-activating protein GIT2-like isoform X6: protein MSKRVRSREVCADCSAPEPRWASVNRGVLICDECCSIHRGLGRHSSQVRHLTQCSWPQSQLQMVQTLYGNGANSIWEHSLLDPSSSASGKRKANPQDRVHPNKTEFIKAKYQMLAYVHRMPCRDDDSVTAKDLSKQLHSSVRTGNLETCLRLLSLGAQANFFHPEKGNTPLHIAAKAGQILQAELLAVYGADPGALDSSGKTPIDNARQAGHQELAERLVEIQYELTDRLTFYLCGRRPDHRNGQHFIIPQMADRNNSLDLSDFAKAAKKKLQSLSNHQFEELAMDVYDEVDRRETDAVWLATQNHSTLVTDTTVVPFLPVNPEYSSTRNQGRQKLARFSAHEFATLVIDILADAKRRQWGNSCDSPKDNVELILQGINSRHNSESQDNDQPDYDSVASDEDPVQEATCGDSCNHGRTKSSESSDLSDGPITVQEFMEVKSALTASEAKIQQLLKVNCHLSKELQMMQSKLSSLQTENTTLRWQTPGGQQHPQGPFGRHPPRGGRAMSMYETGSAPKHFSHRVDMARHDDGVVLQPFPTNIGRGPLGTAASSLPTFPSPLSWSWDERSRRGCSLGGHGTMLENDYDTTPNHSELEETGSPEAAPDSVEPGVEGEEDATLPCTEDVICKTEQITKNIQELLRAAQETKHESFLPCSEKIRLAVTEMAALFPKYCI, encoded by the exons ATGTCGAAGCGAGTGCGAAGCAGGGAGGTCTGCGCTGATTGCAGCGCTCCTG AGCCCCGTTGGGCCTCTGTGAACAGGGGTGTGTTGATCTGCGACGAGTGCTGCAGCATCCACCGGGGTCTCGGGCGACACAGCTCTCAAGTCAGGCATCTGACTCAGTGTTCCTGGCCTCAGTCTCAGCTGCAG ATGGTCCAGACATTATATGGCAATGGTGCAAATTCCATATGGGAACACAGCCTTCTGGATCCTTCCTCGTCAGCGAGTGGGAAACGCAAAGCCAACCCTCAGGACAGAGTTCA CCCCAACAAGACGGAGTTCATCAAAGCAAAATATCAGATGTTGGCTTATGTCCATCGGATGCCTTGTCGTGATGATGACAGTGTAACAGCAAAGGATCTCAGTAAg CAACTCCACTCCAGTGTTCGGACCGGGAACCTGGAGACCTGCCTTAGACTTCTATCTCTAGGAGCACAAGCCAACTTCTTCCACCCA GAGAAAGGTAACACCCCACTGCATATAGCCGCAAAGGCAGGTCAGATTCTACAAGCTGAGCTCTTGGCTGTTTATGGAGCCGATCCTGGAGCTCTGGACTCCAGTGGGAAGACACCGATTGACAACGCAAG ACAAGCTGGGCACCAGGAGCTGGCAGAGAGGCTGGTTGAGATACAATATGAACTCACTGACCGGTTAACATTTTACCTGTGTGGCAGAAGACCTG ATCATAGAAATGGGCAGCACTTCATCATTCCACAAATGGCTGacag AAACAa CAGTCTCGATTTGTCAGATTTTGCAAAGGCAGCAAAGAAGAAGCTCCAGTCG TTAAGTAACCATCAATTTGAGGAACTTGCCATGGATGTTTATGATGAAGTGGACAGAAGAGAAACTGATGCAG TCTGGTTGGCCACTCAGAACCACAGCACTCTTGTGACAGACACTACAGTTGTTCCTTTTTTGCCTGTCAACCCTGAATATTCATCCACCAGAAATCAG GGTCGTCAGAAATTGGCGAGGTTTAGCGCTCATGAATTTGCCACCTTGGTTATTGATATTCTAGCAGATGCTAAAAGACGACAGTGGGGTAATTCCTGCGATAGTCCAAAAG ATAACGTTGAGCTGATCCTTCAGGGAATAAACAGTCGCCACAACAGTGAGAGCCAAGACAACGATCAACCAGATTATGACAGTGTGGCATCTGATGAAGATCCAGTACAAGAGGCCACATGTGGGGATAGCTGTAACCATGGGAGGACAAag AGCTCAGAGTCTTCTGATCTGTCTGATGGACCAATTACAGTGCAGGAGTTCATGGAGGTGAAGAGTGCCCTGACTGCTTCAGAGGCCAAAATACAACAGCTTCTCAAAGTCAACTGTCATCTTAGTAAAGAACTGCAGATGATGCAGAGCAAG CTGAGCTCCCTGCAGACTGAAAACACAACGCTGAGATGGCAAACCCCCGGCGGACAACAACATCCCCAGGGGCCCTTTGGTCGACATCCACCCCGCGGAGGTCGCGCCATGTCGATGTATGAGACGGGCTCTGCTCCGAAACATTTCTCCCACAGAGTGGACATGGCTCGCCATGATGACGGAGTTGTTTTGCAGCCATTTCCCACCAAC ATTGGGAGGGGCCCTTTGGGGACAGCTGCCTCCTCCCTCCCTACCTTCCCCTCTCCCCTGTCCTGGTCGTGGGATGAGAGATCTCGCAGG GGCTGTAGTCTTGGAGGACACGGTACAATGTTGGAGAACGACTATGACACTACTCCAAACCACTCTGAACTCGAGGAGACTGG CAGTCCGGAAGCTGCTCCTGACTCAGTGGAACCAGGGGTGGAAGGTGAAGAAGATGCCACTCTGCCGTGCACTGAGGACGTTATATGCAAGACGGAGCAGATCACCAAGAACATCCAGGAACTCCTGAGAGCTGCACAGGAGACCAAGCATGAAAG CTTTCTGCCCTGTTCTGAGAAGATCCGTTTGGCTGTGACCGAGATGGCCGCCCTATTTCCCAAG TACTGTATTTGA
- the LOC102221077 gene encoding ARF GTPase-activating protein GIT2-like isoform X1 — translation MSKRVRSREVCADCSAPEPRWASVNRGVLICDECCSIHRGLGRHSSQVRHLTQCSWPQSQLQMVQTLYGNGANSIWEHSLLDPSSSASGKRKANPQDRVHPNKTEFIKAKYQMLAYVHRMPCRDDDSVTAKDLSKQLHSSVRTGNLETCLRLLSLGAQANFFHPEKGNTPLHIAAKAGQILQAELLAVYGADPGALDSSGKTPIDNARQAGHQELAERLVEIQYELTDRLTFYLCGRRPDHRNGQHFIIPQMADRNNSLDLSDFAKAAKKKLQSLSNHQFEELAMDVYDEVDRRETDAVWLATQNHSTLVTDTTVVPFLPVNPEYSSTRNQGRQKLARFSAHEFATLVIDILADAKRRQWGNSCDSPKDNVELILQGINSRHNSESQDNDQPDYDSVASDEDPVQEATCGDSCNHGRTKSSESSDLSDGPITVQEFMEVKSALTASEAKIQQLLKVNCHLSKELQMMQSKLSSLQTENTTLRWQTPGGQQHPQGPFGRHPPRGGRAMSMYETGSAPKHFSHRVDMARHDDGVVLQPFPTNIGRGPLGTAASSLPTFPSPLSWSWDERSRRGCSLGGHGTMLENDYDTTPNHSELEETGSPEAAPDSVEPGVEGEEDATLPCTEDVICKTEQITKNIQELLRAAQETKHESFLPCSEKIRLAVTEMAALFPKRPSSETVRNSLYLLTSSASRLHGECQKAAELNPCPSDIQLVTQQVIQCAYDIAKAAKQLVTVTTKENNN, via the exons ATGTCGAAGCGAGTGCGAAGCAGGGAGGTCTGCGCTGATTGCAGCGCTCCTG AGCCCCGTTGGGCCTCTGTGAACAGGGGTGTGTTGATCTGCGACGAGTGCTGCAGCATCCACCGGGGTCTCGGGCGACACAGCTCTCAAGTCAGGCATCTGACTCAGTGTTCCTGGCCTCAGTCTCAGCTGCAG ATGGTCCAGACATTATATGGCAATGGTGCAAATTCCATATGGGAACACAGCCTTCTGGATCCTTCCTCGTCAGCGAGTGGGAAACGCAAAGCCAACCCTCAGGACAGAGTTCA CCCCAACAAGACGGAGTTCATCAAAGCAAAATATCAGATGTTGGCTTATGTCCATCGGATGCCTTGTCGTGATGATGACAGTGTAACAGCAAAGGATCTCAGTAAg CAACTCCACTCCAGTGTTCGGACCGGGAACCTGGAGACCTGCCTTAGACTTCTATCTCTAGGAGCACAAGCCAACTTCTTCCACCCA GAGAAAGGTAACACCCCACTGCATATAGCCGCAAAGGCAGGTCAGATTCTACAAGCTGAGCTCTTGGCTGTTTATGGAGCCGATCCTGGAGCTCTGGACTCCAGTGGGAAGACACCGATTGACAACGCAAG ACAAGCTGGGCACCAGGAGCTGGCAGAGAGGCTGGTTGAGATACAATATGAACTCACTGACCGGTTAACATTTTACCTGTGTGGCAGAAGACCTG ATCATAGAAATGGGCAGCACTTCATCATTCCACAAATGGCTGacag AAACAa CAGTCTCGATTTGTCAGATTTTGCAAAGGCAGCAAAGAAGAAGCTCCAGTCG TTAAGTAACCATCAATTTGAGGAACTTGCCATGGATGTTTATGATGAAGTGGACAGAAGAGAAACTGATGCAG TCTGGTTGGCCACTCAGAACCACAGCACTCTTGTGACAGACACTACAGTTGTTCCTTTTTTGCCTGTCAACCCTGAATATTCATCCACCAGAAATCAG GGTCGTCAGAAATTGGCGAGGTTTAGCGCTCATGAATTTGCCACCTTGGTTATTGATATTCTAGCAGATGCTAAAAGACGACAGTGGGGTAATTCCTGCGATAGTCCAAAAG ATAACGTTGAGCTGATCCTTCAGGGAATAAACAGTCGCCACAACAGTGAGAGCCAAGACAACGATCAACCAGATTATGACAGTGTGGCATCTGATGAAGATCCAGTACAAGAGGCCACATGTGGGGATAGCTGTAACCATGGGAGGACAAag AGCTCAGAGTCTTCTGATCTGTCTGATGGACCAATTACAGTGCAGGAGTTCATGGAGGTGAAGAGTGCCCTGACTGCTTCAGAGGCCAAAATACAACAGCTTCTCAAAGTCAACTGTCATCTTAGTAAAGAACTGCAGATGATGCAGAGCAAG CTGAGCTCCCTGCAGACTGAAAACACAACGCTGAGATGGCAAACCCCCGGCGGACAACAACATCCCCAGGGGCCCTTTGGTCGACATCCACCCCGCGGAGGTCGCGCCATGTCGATGTATGAGACGGGCTCTGCTCCGAAACATTTCTCCCACAGAGTGGACATGGCTCGCCATGATGACGGAGTTGTTTTGCAGCCATTTCCCACCAAC ATTGGGAGGGGCCCTTTGGGGACAGCTGCCTCCTCCCTCCCTACCTTCCCCTCTCCCCTGTCCTGGTCGTGGGATGAGAGATCTCGCAGG GGCTGTAGTCTTGGAGGACACGGTACAATGTTGGAGAACGACTATGACACTACTCCAAACCACTCTGAACTCGAGGAGACTGG CAGTCCGGAAGCTGCTCCTGACTCAGTGGAACCAGGGGTGGAAGGTGAAGAAGATGCCACTCTGCCGTGCACTGAGGACGTTATATGCAAGACGGAGCAGATCACCAAGAACATCCAGGAACTCCTGAGAGCTGCACAGGAGACCAAGCATGAAAG CTTTCTGCCCTGTTCTGAGAAGATCCGTTTGGCTGTGACCGAGATGGCCGCCCTATTTCCCAAG AGGCCGTCCTCGGAGACGGTGCGAAATTCTCTGTATCTGCTGACTTCGAGCGCGAGCCGACTTCACGGAGAGTGCCAGAAGGCAGCAGAGCTCAATCCCTGCCCATCGGACATCCAGCTGGTCACTCAGCAGGTCATCCAGTGTGCCTATGACATTGCCAAAGCTGCCAAGCAACTTGTTACTGTCACaaccaaagaaaacaacaactaa
- the LOC102221077 gene encoding ARF GTPase-activating protein GIT2-like isoform X3, producing MSKRVRSREVCADCSAPEPRWASVNRGVLICDECCSIHRGLGRHSSQVRHLTQCSWPQSQLQMVQTLYGNGANSIWEHSLLDPSSSASGKRKANPQDRVHPNKTEFIKAKYQMLAYVHRMPCRDDDSVTAKDLSKQLHSSVRTGNLETCLRLLSLGAQANFFHPEKGNTPLHIAAKAGQILQAELLAVYGADPGALDSSGKTPIDNARQAGHQELAERLVEIQYELTDRLTFYLCGRRPDHRNGQHFIIPQMADSSLDLSDFAKAAKKKLQSLSNHQFEELAMDVYDEVDRRETDAVWLATQNHSTLVTDTTVVPFLPVNPEYSSTRNQGRQKLARFSAHEFATLVIDILADAKRRQWGNSCDSPKDNVELILQGINSRHNSESQDNDQPDYDSVASDEDPVQEATCGDSCNHGRTKSSESSDLSDGPITVQEFMEVKSALTASEAKIQQLLKVNCHLSKELQMMQSKLSSLQTENTTLRWQTPGGQQHPQGPFGRHPPRGGRAMSMYETGSAPKHFSHRVDMARHDDGVVLQPFPTNIGRGPLGTAASSLPTFPSPLSWSWDERSRRGCSLGGHGTMLENDYDTTPNHSELEETGSPEAAPDSVEPGVEGEEDATLPCTEDVICKTEQITKNIQELLRAAQETKHESFLPCSEKIRLAVTEMAALFPKRPSSETVRNSLYLLTSSASRLHGECQKAAELNPCPSDIQLVTQQVIQCAYDIAKAAKQLVTVTTKENNN from the exons ATGTCGAAGCGAGTGCGAAGCAGGGAGGTCTGCGCTGATTGCAGCGCTCCTG AGCCCCGTTGGGCCTCTGTGAACAGGGGTGTGTTGATCTGCGACGAGTGCTGCAGCATCCACCGGGGTCTCGGGCGACACAGCTCTCAAGTCAGGCATCTGACTCAGTGTTCCTGGCCTCAGTCTCAGCTGCAG ATGGTCCAGACATTATATGGCAATGGTGCAAATTCCATATGGGAACACAGCCTTCTGGATCCTTCCTCGTCAGCGAGTGGGAAACGCAAAGCCAACCCTCAGGACAGAGTTCA CCCCAACAAGACGGAGTTCATCAAAGCAAAATATCAGATGTTGGCTTATGTCCATCGGATGCCTTGTCGTGATGATGACAGTGTAACAGCAAAGGATCTCAGTAAg CAACTCCACTCCAGTGTTCGGACCGGGAACCTGGAGACCTGCCTTAGACTTCTATCTCTAGGAGCACAAGCCAACTTCTTCCACCCA GAGAAAGGTAACACCCCACTGCATATAGCCGCAAAGGCAGGTCAGATTCTACAAGCTGAGCTCTTGGCTGTTTATGGAGCCGATCCTGGAGCTCTGGACTCCAGTGGGAAGACACCGATTGACAACGCAAG ACAAGCTGGGCACCAGGAGCTGGCAGAGAGGCTGGTTGAGATACAATATGAACTCACTGACCGGTTAACATTTTACCTGTGTGGCAGAAGACCTG ATCATAGAAATGGGCAGCACTTCATCATTCCACAAATGGCTGacag CAGTCTCGATTTGTCAGATTTTGCAAAGGCAGCAAAGAAGAAGCTCCAGTCG TTAAGTAACCATCAATTTGAGGAACTTGCCATGGATGTTTATGATGAAGTGGACAGAAGAGAAACTGATGCAG TCTGGTTGGCCACTCAGAACCACAGCACTCTTGTGACAGACACTACAGTTGTTCCTTTTTTGCCTGTCAACCCTGAATATTCATCCACCAGAAATCAG GGTCGTCAGAAATTGGCGAGGTTTAGCGCTCATGAATTTGCCACCTTGGTTATTGATATTCTAGCAGATGCTAAAAGACGACAGTGGGGTAATTCCTGCGATAGTCCAAAAG ATAACGTTGAGCTGATCCTTCAGGGAATAAACAGTCGCCACAACAGTGAGAGCCAAGACAACGATCAACCAGATTATGACAGTGTGGCATCTGATGAAGATCCAGTACAAGAGGCCACATGTGGGGATAGCTGTAACCATGGGAGGACAAag AGCTCAGAGTCTTCTGATCTGTCTGATGGACCAATTACAGTGCAGGAGTTCATGGAGGTGAAGAGTGCCCTGACTGCTTCAGAGGCCAAAATACAACAGCTTCTCAAAGTCAACTGTCATCTTAGTAAAGAACTGCAGATGATGCAGAGCAAG CTGAGCTCCCTGCAGACTGAAAACACAACGCTGAGATGGCAAACCCCCGGCGGACAACAACATCCCCAGGGGCCCTTTGGTCGACATCCACCCCGCGGAGGTCGCGCCATGTCGATGTATGAGACGGGCTCTGCTCCGAAACATTTCTCCCACAGAGTGGACATGGCTCGCCATGATGACGGAGTTGTTTTGCAGCCATTTCCCACCAAC ATTGGGAGGGGCCCTTTGGGGACAGCTGCCTCCTCCCTCCCTACCTTCCCCTCTCCCCTGTCCTGGTCGTGGGATGAGAGATCTCGCAGG GGCTGTAGTCTTGGAGGACACGGTACAATGTTGGAGAACGACTATGACACTACTCCAAACCACTCTGAACTCGAGGAGACTGG CAGTCCGGAAGCTGCTCCTGACTCAGTGGAACCAGGGGTGGAAGGTGAAGAAGATGCCACTCTGCCGTGCACTGAGGACGTTATATGCAAGACGGAGCAGATCACCAAGAACATCCAGGAACTCCTGAGAGCTGCACAGGAGACCAAGCATGAAAG CTTTCTGCCCTGTTCTGAGAAGATCCGTTTGGCTGTGACCGAGATGGCCGCCCTATTTCCCAAG AGGCCGTCCTCGGAGACGGTGCGAAATTCTCTGTATCTGCTGACTTCGAGCGCGAGCCGACTTCACGGAGAGTGCCAGAAGGCAGCAGAGCTCAATCCCTGCCCATCGGACATCCAGCTGGTCACTCAGCAGGTCATCCAGTGTGCCTATGACATTGCCAAAGCTGCCAAGCAACTTGTTACTGTCACaaccaaagaaaacaacaactaa